The nucleotide sequence CCCCGAACGGCCTTTTTTCCTCCTCCCACCGATACCCTAACGGCGTTCCTATCTAGCTTCCATCCATGACATCTCCAATTCGAAGAACAGCAAGATCCATTGCCCGGATCCGCCGCAACCTCCACGCGGCAGCAGGGTGGCGAAGTCAACGGGACGCCCCCTTCGCCGCAATCCGACCCCGCTACGATCGGATCCACCGCAGGATCAGGAAGAACCAACCCTCGGGAGCTCCGGATCGCGCCTCTCTCAACCAATTCCGTCGCCCTACCTCGATCCAAAGATCACTGTGCGCGATagagagagacggagagaggagagaggagcgagaaagagagagacgGCCACAATTTAGACTGTACTTTTTTCGATCCTTTCGCTTTTCTAAGGAGAGTTATTGAGTTATTTATAGTCTTTTTTAAGAATAGAGGGAAAAGGTTCCGGGAAAACTTCTCCCACTCGTGTGTCGTTTATCTGTCTACCCGCGTTTTTATTGGCGGAGGCAATTATATTACATGGATCCCACAATTGGGTACAGACACTGTGTAGAGAATATAGGTAAGAAAAAAATTGTTTAGGAGAGGGTGTGCTGCAGAGGAAAAGAAGACCAATAGGATCACGCCAAGTGTCTTAGAATTATGGGGAAGTGGGACTCGGGGGGATTTCCCAGTCTTATTTTGGCACTCCCAATGAGTAGAATCAAATCATGTATTGGGGAAGAAGATGGGTTGTGGGTTTGAGATGGGGGTGGACTGTGCACAGCGACATACGAGCATGATTGGGGGAAGCCTTCTTGGCACCAATCTATGGCTTTGCATTCTCTTCATTCATTGCTGCATGCTGGCCTCCTGCAGTTAATGTCGAGGGCCTGAGGGCGGATTGGAAGCCACAGCTGGCAGTCCTTTGAATGGTCTCAAATGGATCACACTGTTTCTTGGATTTATCATTCTAGTTTGTAGGGATTTAATCTACAGGAAATGACGATGACATGGGAAAGTAGATTCCCTACTTGATCAGATGATGAACGAGATGGCTTTCGTTTCTTAAAGCACTGGTGAAACATGGAGTGGGTGGGATAAAGGGAAAAGGCGGCGATCCACATGTTCCATATGGATAACGCATGGAGAAGCTCCACAGCGTGTTCTTATCTCGCCGGTCTCTTTCCGAAACCAGCTGCGTCCACTCGAACATGGAGTTGCTCATCCATGCCGACCTCCACCATCCATGGCTGTGTGGGCCTGTGATTTCGTAGACCAGATGGCCACAACGATGACCACGGATGCACTGCAGAGGTCAAAGTCAGGTGTAGCTCTCCGGTTTCAATCCCTCAGGAGATAGTTGATAATGTCTTGGAGGTGTTCTTGGCCGGCGTCAACCCCAGGAAAGCTGAAGGTGACAGTACAGAAGACGAGAAGGTGGCCTGATGGAGAGTTTATTAGTATGTTTCATGTGCGTGAATGCTTCGATAGATAAAAGTCGGATATTGAGCTTCGCTCTCCAGTTATGATCCCTGGAGTTCATGGCTGCAAGAAAAGCTTTGCTGGTGTCAGCTCCGGAACCCTGGACAACGATCGAAGCTGACAGCTCAGGAGCCAGGAGAAGAGAGTTCCTCCTCATGTTCAATCTGCATATTTCTTCGTATCACGTAACCTCAGATGCAGTCTAGCTAACTCCTGTTACAAGGTCATCTTTTGCTAGTGTAGAAGTCGAGAAGTGAGAGAAACCATGACTAAGCATGTTCATGTTCTCGTTGACATAGTCAATTGTTCTTTCTCAACAACATTTGACTTTGTCGGCAGTCAATTATAATCCAAACATGATATCTCTCTTCTTTTCATTTTGGATATGCCTAATTATGTAAgatttttttgctttttattccatgacaaaggatgaaaatACAGAACAAAAAATTGATGTAGTTGATTTTTAGCATTTGCCTTCTTTGCGAGTGTATTTTATATTTAGACAATATAAACCAACAGAAAATAAACAGTTCTACCCGTCCATTAACTTTAGTTCATTTAGAATGAAAATATATTACGGAGAAACAATTTTATATAGTGTTTGATTGGGGTTCTAATGATATATAaattaatccaaaaataatagCCATATTAGTGATAAAGTAATAGTCACTAAGTGAAAATTAGCCATACGCAAATAATCCAAGACAAAGATGGAATAAATGTAATTGAATCAAGAATTTATGTAATTTTGCTAAAGGATAAATTATTGCTGTTTGATTAACGAGTTATATCAGCTTCTTGCGTTGAAAATTTATTGATGATGATCCTCAAAGTCAAAGACTCAATCGGCGCTGATGATCCCCAAAGTCAAAGAACTCGAGCTATGAGTTGGTAGCACAAGTCCCGTAGGACCTGAACCGAACCTGGTTTGAGCGCTTGGTTCATTCACTGTAGGATCTGTATTCAACCTGGATTTTGAGCTTGGTTCGCTTACTTGAGATGTGCAGGGGATTCATGTCGCCGCTATTTGGCGCCGGCTTGCTTGATGGTTCGCCTTTCGCTTTCGTTCGATGCGACATGGAGGAGGACGACGAGCCTTCTTCTCGACTCAAACCCCTTCGCCGCCCGCCTCTGAGCTTGGCGACCTTCTCTTAGCCGCCGCCCTCTCCAAATCCTTCTCCCGATCGCCCCCTGCCGCTCCGGCCCTCGACGGGCCCTTGCACGAAGCCGCCGCCCTCCACGTCCTCCGCCGTCCCTCCCTCCCTGCCGCCTCCAAGCTCTCCTTCTTCCGCTGGGCCACCTCATCCGGCGGCTATTCTCCCTCCCCCGCCGCATTTTCCGCTCTTCTCCGCTCCCTCACCCGCTCCCGACCCCCCCTCCTCGACCCGCTCCGCCCCCTCCTCCGCCAGGccctctcctcctccccggcCGCCGTCGACCCCCCCACCTTTCGATCCGTTCTCGACGCATTCATCCGCTCCGGCCGCTTCGACTCCGCCATCGCCGCCCTCGATGACGCCGAGGAGCTTGCCGGCTCCCGCGCCGCGGCGGGGCTTCTCACCCCTCGGACCTACACCTCCATCGTCCTCGCCCTCCTCCAGAAGTCGCAGCTCCCCCTCGCCCTCGTCCTGCTTCGTAAGCTTCTCCGTGCCTCCGCCCTCCCTGACACCCTCGCCTGCAACCAATTGCTCGCCGCTCTCAGGAAGGCCGACCGGAGGGATGAGTTCCGCTCGCTGTTTGATGAATTGTCCCAAAAGGGCTTTCTTTTCGATACCTGGACCTACAACATTTGTATTCATGCGTTTGGATCTTGGGGCCAGTTGGGTGTTGCTCTTAGCCTCTTCAAGGAGATGAAGTCGAAGGGTCCCCGAGTTGTTCCCGATCTCTGTACCTACAATTCAGTCGTCGGAGCCCTCTGCGTCGCCGGGAAGATTGCCGACGCATTGATCGTCTACAAGGAGATCAAGGAATCTGGGCTGGAGCCGGATAAGTTCATGTACCACACACTGATCTATGGTTGCTGCAAAGCCTTCCGTGTCGACGAAGCTGTTCGAGTTTTCAACGAAATGGAGTACAACAATGTGCGCGCCGATACCGTCGTCTACAATACTCTGCTCGATGGGCTTATGAAGGTCCGGAAGCTGGACAAAGCCTGCCAGCTATTTGAGAGAATGGTCTCTGACGGCATCCGGGCCTCATGCTGCTCGTACAACATCTTGATCGATGGATTGTTCAAGAACGGAAGGCAAGCTGCAGGTTtcgttttgtttacagaattgaagaagaaaggcCAGTTTGTGGACGCCATCACCTACAGCATCGTCGTGCAGCATTTGTGCAAGGAGGGCCGGGTGGTGGAGGCGCTCGAGCTGGTGAAGGAGACGGAAGAAAGAGGGTTGGCGGTCGATCTCGTCACAATTACATCTGTACTCATCGGGCTGCACAAAAGCGGGAGATGGGACTCGTCAGAACAGCTCCTGAAGTACGTCAGGGACACCGCCATGTTGCCGAACGTGCTCCGATGGAAGGCGAACATGGACTCCCTGATGAAAGCCCCCCAGGACAAGGGGAAGGACTACACCGCAATGTTCCCGTCGGCTGGCAGCCTGAGCGATATCATGAGTTGGATCAACCCAACACCGAGCACAGACACTGCTGATGCCAATTCTGAAGCCGAATCAAAAGACGAGTGGTCTTTGACACCATACTTGGATAAGCTAGCAGACAAATGCGATTCTTTTGGCACCAATTCCCGACTGCTGACCGACTTCAGAGGCCTCCGAGTGCAGGAGAAGAGGGGTGGATCCTTCGATATCGACATGGTTAACACATACCTATCGATATTTCTAGCGAAAGGGAAGCTAAGTTTAGCCTGTAAGCTGTTCGAGATATTTACAACACTGGGCAGGGAACCCATGAGTTACACCTACAACTCCCTGTTGAGTTCCTTCGTCAAGAAGGGGTATTTGGCGGACGCATGGGGGATTCTTGAGGATATGGGAGACAAAAACTGTCCCGCCGACATCGCAACCTACAACCTGATCGTCCAGGGGTTGGGGAAGATGGGGAAAGCAGAGCTCGCGTGCGCAGTTCTCGATCAGCTGTCGAGCAAGGGTGGATACCTCGACATCGTGATGTACAACACTTTGATCCACGCACTGGGAAGGGCCGGGAGACTGGATGAAGCAAACAAGCTGTTCGAGCAAATGGTCGGGAGCGGCATTAATCCGGACGTTGTGACGTTTAATACGTTGATCGAGGTGCACGCCAAGGCAGGGAAGGTGAAGGAAGCCTACATGTTCTTGAGGAAGATGCTGGCGGCGGGGTGCTCCCCGAACCATGTCACGGACACAACCTTGGATTTCCTGGAGATGGAGATCGAGAGGTTGAGGTATCAGAAGGCATCAATCAAGCGCGACCGTGAGGAGGTTGACAGTGAATGAGAAGATCTTGTGTTGGTCTTTTAAcagaaaattagaaatcatgtttttttttagTAACAGTTATATTAAATTAGACATAATTACCCATAAATTTCATCCTACCCAAAAATAAATCCTACTAATTATCTGTGTATATTCCAAATCGACTAAATTATCTATTTCTATATCCATCCCAACTCCGAGAAATTATGTATTTAATCCCACTCCTAACGAGACCAGATTCGGGTGCCTATTTTCTGTACATATCTCAAATCCAAATAGCGAGTCTTCTAATTTGGTCTAAACAAATCGGATGTGTACAGTACCAAAAGACAGAATCTGTTGCCAGCCTATCGATCGGTCAAATTATTTATTGTGAGAGACAATTTTTTGAATTCGTATATTAGAGGAATGTGGTTGATTTTTTTTACTCCTTATATACCTGCTTTTCCTTACCTTTGAGGGTATATCTAATATTTGCGAAGTGTTTTTTATTTggtgtattttttttaaaaaataattttaattttttttcacaacGCACTTCAGAAGTCTAAAAAATTTTTCGTAGAGTCAAAGATCATTTTCTtttcataattaaaaaatattataaccttAGCCCTAGTTGTGTTTGGTTGCTCGACTCATCGAGCATCTTTGCGGTTATTAGTCTATGTATGAATGATACAAACAGTCAAGAAAGGAGAGAGAATGATCGATGTTATACGTAACTAAGAGATGGGAGAGACTAACCAACAAGGACCGTGATTATCCATGTTGAATGAGAGTGGATGAAGCTACTAGGCTTGAAAAAAGACAATGATTGATAAgggtaaaataattataaaaaaaaaaggtgccTGTGATAATTTTTGTGGTGATCTCTACAGGAAAAACTCAAAATTAAGGGTTTTTTTTCGAAAATTCGTTTTTTTTATTACTTTCAATTAAATATATTAGGCATATAAATTAAGTGTTTATGGGAAAGAAAAGGCAAAAATCATTGCGTGGGTCATCCGGCAACAGATTCAAAGAGGACTTCTCTTTGAAAAGGCATTTTACGATTCGATCCTCGCCTCGTTTCTCCGCCCATCGTCACCGTTCATTTCACCAAACTGGGATTCAGATTAAGAGCGATAGGGGCTTTGTTATAATTTTGGAACAGCTTATGAACATTTAtgcaaaaaaagagaaaaatgtcGTTAAAACCAGAGAAATTAGAAAGTCTTCCTCCTTTCTTCCTTTCTCTGCGTCTCATCATCTGTTCTCCGGGAACCCCTTGTtggtataattagggttagggttttcttGATTCCTCCGTCGAGGTTTCGGGTCCGATTCGTCCGAGGTGATTCCCCATCGGCGATGTTCTGATTCGTGGAGGAGAAGGTCAGGAAACGGCTACCTGCCCCGGTTCTTGATCGACTTGTCGAGATCTCTGGCGGATGCACCTTTGAGACATGGCCGACGTCTTGTCTTTGATCCCCGCCTCCGTCCTCCGGAACCTCGCTGACAAGCTCTACGAGAAGCGGAAGAATGCCGCCCTCGAGGTATTCTGTTCCGATCCCTTTCTTTTAAAGAAAAGAAATTTGGTCGGGGTGGAGGGGGCAGAGGGGAGGGTTGATTGTTGATTGTTTGTGAATGATGTCAATGGTCGAATTAAAATGTCACGAGAACGCAGATTGAAGGGATCGTGAAGCAACTCGCTGTAGCCGGGGAGCATGAGAAGATTTCGGCCGTTATTAGCCTGTTGACTACAGAATTCGCTTATTCCCCGCAAGCGAACCAGAGGAAGGTCTGTTCATGATGTACTTTTACAAGTTGGAACATTGTTGATGTTCCTAATGACCATTTTTGTTTCAGAGTTGAGAAGTTTGCTTATTGATTCTTCTGCCAAGAGTATCATATGCTATTTTGCATGCAGGGTGGGTTAATAGGACTGGCAGCGGCAACTGTCGGGTTGGCAGCAGAAGCTGCTCAGCATCTGGAGGTTAGAAACTCAAAAGATTTTGCTTATGTTTTTCAATGTTACATAGTAGAGTTCTTTATACATGTTGATTTAAGTGCCTAGTTGCAATAATAACAAAATTGTCATTATTGCACCATCACTGCTATGATGATATTTGCTTGTGCTGTGAGATATTTCGATCTTGATAAACTGTACGGGGAAAAGGCTGACTACAGAGTAGAATAGCATGTGTTTGCTTAccaacttgcacatgtagcaaggATGTTCATCTGCAATTCCAGACTTATAGTGATAAATTTACAATGGAAGTTTTGTGGCACATATTAGGCATGACAAACTTTGTTTTAGATATTTTTAGCTTATGTTCAGTCGATTCTTTCatagaaaaaaaatctttatgcTCAGAAGATAGCACAAAATAATTAACTATTTATAGCACTTCTAAGATTCAACATCATTTTAAGGATGGATTGTATTACATAACATTTCTGGAAAGAAAGCAAGCACAACATGAATTGAATAAGTGAACACATCAAAGCATCTCTTGTGCCACTGACCTTGCAGTACAAGGGCTGTCTTCTGTTGTGTCACTGGCAAACTAAGATAAATCTTATTCTATATAAGTAAGCTTTATATTCTCGTTTCTTCTGAAGTTTTCCAAAGGTTTTAGTGGAATTTTGGAGGGTTGCTTTCTTGTTGTACAAACTTTAATAGCAGAAACAATTACATTGGTGTTTTCACATTTTTTCTAGCCTTTAGGCTTTAAATAGTTTACGTGTGCCTATATTTGCCTTAGCTAGGTAATGAACACCATGTCTAGAGAGTTGACATAGGTCAACAACAAAGTTCTCTAGATTTAAACATTATGCTCTATTTCTGACCCCTTAGTCATGTTTAAAAGGTTGGTTGGTGAGTTATCATCGATAGTTTTCTTGTTTGAAATGTAATGGCTATCCAGTTCTTCAGTTTCTGattctttttaattttaattatgctAGAGCAGACcaattgatttgatttttttcttttagttatTCCAAGGCACATACTGACTTTTAGCTAAAACATTCTTATACTGGACCTGATTTTCAGCAAATTGTACCACCTGTACTTAATTCTTTCGCCGATCAAGACGGCAGAGTTCGATATTATGCTTGTGAAGCACTGTATAACATTGCAAAGGTAAGCAGGAGACATGACGAGTCTAGAACATGAAGCGTTTATTTATCTTCCACTGATGGACTAGCTAAGGCATGTTGTCTTTGTATTGCGTAGGTTGTAAGAGGTGATTTTATTGTCTTCTTCAATAAGATATTTGATGCACTTTGTAAGCTTTCAGCAGATTCAGATCCCAACGTGCAGAGTGCTGCTCATCTTTTAGACCGTCTAATAAAGGTAAGATTTGAATCTGATGTTTTTTTCGTTGAAATTTTGGTTTATAGCTGTTTAATGATTTTATTGTATTCACCAGGATATTGTGACTGAGAGTGATCAATTCAGGTGCATCACTTGGGCTTATCTGCTATAGTTTTTTCATGTCTGCATGTTTTAGCTTGAAATATGTTTGCatgacttttttttctttctcaaaatcTCTTTAAAGCATAGAAGAGTTTATACCACTTCTAAGGGAGCGCATGAATGTACTCAACCCTTATGTGCGGCAGTTCTTGGTTGGGTGGATCACTGTTTTAGATAGTGTTCCAGATATTGATATGCTTGGCTTCCTTCCAGATTTTCTTGATGGTAatatatctgaaaaaaaaaagaagtcaacAATTATTGTTTGGATTGTGGTGGTTTCTAAGGTAAATGATTATTTCTTTTCAGGTTTGTTCAACATGTTAAGTGACTCCAGTCATGAAATACGACAGCAAGCTGATTCTGCCCTATCTGAGTTTcttcaagaaataaaaaattcTCCAGTACGGCTTCTTCCACTGGATTAGTCAGTTCGACCAAGTGTTTTCTTAAAATGATTTTAGATCTCTCATCATTGtatttaaaatttaaactatAATTTACGCATTGGTCCCATTATTTTTTTACTGTTATTTACTTTTACTGTGTGCACATGTGTATGAATTGTATATGTGATCTATTCATTTGGTTCATATCTTGTTTCTGTCAGCTTAGAGCTGAAGTCTGTAATGTGATGATAGCTATCTTATTTTTTCTAATTTGAGATTTGCTATTATGAAGAATGTAGATTATGGTCGTATGGCTGAAATATTGGTACAGAGGGCAGGTTCTTCTGACGAATTTACTCGGTTGACAGCTATCACATGGGTAAAGCTAATTACTTTTTCTCCCTTTTTAATGGTCttgctataaatgataaaatctgTTTAACACCACAGTTTCTTGCCTAATGATGTGGTCCCTATGCAATTTTTGGAGTCAAGCACATGATGTTTCGAGAATAACCATTTTCTTTTCTCTCTGTCTTCATACTTGTTATTTACTAGAATCAGTGGTGTCTTATTAATAATGCAGATAAATGAATTTGTAAAACTTGGTGGAGAGCAGCTTGTTCCTTACTATGCAGACATCCTAGGAGCCATATTACCTTGCATATCTGACAAGGAGGAGAAGATAAGAGTGGTAGGTATAATTCTTATTTTGCTACGTTTATATGACCACTTTCTCAAGGAAAAATTATGTTCTTGAGTTCACATTCTTTTCATTTATAGGTTGCTCGTGAAACCAATGAGGAGCTTCGTGCCATTCGAGCTGACCCGGCTGATGGATTCAATATAGATGCCATCCTCTCGATTGCAAGGAGGTGCATTTTTTACCCACCTGAGAATCCTCTAGGTTTAAAGGTTACTTGTGCATCTAGAATATGTTTTAGTGTGCCTCTTGTGCCTATAAACGAGTGAAGAGAGGGATGTGTATATGAATGTGGCTTGTTATGTATTATGTAATATATTTAGTTATATATTTCTGTCAATTATCATCATAATTAAACAAGGAACTAAGTTATAAAAGCAATGTTGTGGCCCTTTTTTCTCAGAGAATTAACTAGTGAATGGGAGGCTACTCGAATCGAAGCACTGCATTGGATTTCTGCTCTCTTGGCTCGGTATCGAAGTGAGGTAAATCGATTTATGATATTGTTCATCTTTGTGTGTAGTAGTTTTGATGAAAAGATTATGTTGCTTTGTTTTACCTTGGGTGGAAAGACTTGCATCTACAAATTATGAGCATCTTAGTCACTGGATCTGCTTATTATAATTGGTCTAACATAAGCATATTTGCTGCACTGAGTAGAGAATTATTTCGTGTTATAACAAAAGATAATTGTTCAAAAAATGACTTACTCTGGTTATATGGTTGAGAAACTATCCAAAATCAATTCAGTCATGAAACTATAAAACTTCGTACTTAATTGTAACTTCATATTCATAATCATGGCATGCCTACAAGCAATTTTCAGAGCAATGAAGTTGGTCTTGGTACAATATTGGGATTTGGGATTGCCATGAAATTTAGTTGGCTAAGATTTGAGTGCCGGGTCGACCTGAGAAAACATTCAATGCACAAGGTTCCTGCTTGTGCTGTATTTTGAGGAAGCTCACATTATACACACACTCAATGTTGCTTGCATAGTGG is from Musa acuminata AAA Group cultivar baxijiao chromosome BXJ3-8, Cavendish_Baxijiao_AAA, whole genome shotgun sequence and encodes:
- the LOC135645125 gene encoding pentatricopeptide repeat-containing protein At4g01570-like; its protein translation is MRHGGGRRAFFSTQTPSPPASELGDLLLAAALSKSFSRSPPAAPALDGPLHEAAALHVLRRPSLPAASKLSFFRWATSSGGYSPSPAAFSALLRSLTRSRPPLLDPLRPLLRQALSSSPAAVDPPTFRSVLDAFIRSGRFDSAIAALDDAEELAGSRAAAGLLTPRTYTSIVLALLQKSQLPLALVLLRKLLRASALPDTLACNQLLAALRKADRRDEFRSLFDELSQKGFLFDTWTYNICIHAFGSWGQLGVALSLFKEMKSKGPRVVPDLCTYNSVVGALCVAGKIADALIVYKEIKESGLEPDKFMYHTLIYGCCKAFRVDEAVRVFNEMEYNNVRADTVVYNTLLDGLMKVRKLDKACQLFERMVSDGIRASCCSYNILIDGLFKNGRQAAGFVLFTELKKKGQFVDAITYSIVVQHLCKEGRVVEALELVKETEERGLAVDLVTITSVLIGLHKSGRWDSSEQLLKYVRDTAMLPNVLRWKANMDSLMKAPQDKGKDYTAMFPSAGSLSDIMSWINPTPSTDTADANSEAESKDEWSLTPYLDKLADKCDSFGTNSRLLTDFRGLRVQEKRGGSFDIDMVNTYLSIFLAKGKLSLACKLFEIFTTLGREPMSYTYNSLLSSFVKKGYLADAWGILEDMGDKNCPADIATYNLIVQGLGKMGKAELACAVLDQLSSKGGYLDIVMYNTLIHALGRAGRLDEANKLFEQMVGSGINPDVVTFNTLIEVHAKAGKVKEAYMFLRKMLAAGCSPNHVTDTTLDFLEMEIERLRYQKASIKRDREEVDSE
- the LOC135645604 gene encoding protein VAC14 homolog, with translation MADVLSLIPASVLRNLADKLYEKRKNAALEIEGIVKQLAVAGEHEKISAVISLLTTEFAYSPQANQRKGGLIGLAAATVGLAAEAAQHLEQIVPPVLNSFADQDGRVRYYACEALYNIAKVVRGDFIVFFNKIFDALCKLSADSDPNVQSAAHLLDRLIKDIVTESDQFSIEEFIPLLRERMNVLNPYVRQFLVGWITVLDSVPDIDMLGFLPDFLDGLFNMLSDSSHEIRQQADSALSEFLQEIKNSPNVDYGRMAEILVQRAGSSDEFTRLTAITWINEFVKLGGEQLVPYYADILGAILPCISDKEEKIRVVARETNEELRAIRADPADGFNIDAILSIARRELTSEWEATRIEALHWISALLARYRSEVISYLNHAFDSLLNALSDSSNEVVLLALEVHACIAEDHKNFHRLVGLLVRNFQNDRVLLERRGALIVRRLCVLLDAERVYRQFSLNLEQEQDLDFASVMVQALNLILLTSSELAELRGLVKLSLVQSSGQELFVSLYSSWCHSPMATISLCLLAQAYNHASSVIQSLREEDINAKFLVQLDKLIRLLETPIFAYLRLQLLEPAKYTWLLKTLYGLLMMLPQQSAAFKILRTRLKTVPSYSCIEQLKGTSSENPYSQILQFSEDNRNQYAANVANVYNAIDFPSRLQQFEQMQHKHRMHSKSKLQSRNSTPSIASQEINISEESRPPSPLPEIMRPPKTWNNPRQLKP